CCAATATCGACTCTCCTCACGGGCATGATGCTTTCTTACTGCCCGAACCGCGTTACCACGCTCTGTTCAGCGCATTTATGACTCGCATAGCCAGAGAGCTGAATATCGAAGAAACAGCCAGAGAGGAAAGCCTGTAATGCGCGCGGATCTTGAACTGATTTACGACTGGGTGCCCCGAGGGGCTCACGTGCTGGATTTAGCCTGCGGCGATGGCGCTCTGCTTGAGCGTTTAGCACAGGAAAAAAATGTTACCGGCTACGGTTTAGAAATCGACCCCGACGGTATTACCCAGTGTGTCGCCAGGGGCGTGAACGTTATTGAGCATAACCTAGATGATGGCCTCAGTAGTTTCTGCGACAACAGCTATGATCAAGTCATAATGACCCAGGCGCTTCAGGCGCTACGTCGCCCGGATAAAATGCTCGATGAAATGCTACGCGTCGCCGAGGAAGGCATTATCACCTTTCCTAATTTTGCTTATTGGCGACACCGAGTTCATCTCGGTCTACGCGGCTATATGCCGGTCTCTAAATCTCTACCCCATGCCTGGTATGACACACCCAACATCCACCTTTCTACCTTTAACGACTTCGAGCATCTGTGCCGTGAAAAAGGGTTGGTGATTGTTGATCGCGCGGTAGGGGTTGGCGATCACAAAGGGCACTGGACATCAAAATGGTGGCCCAACCTATTCGGTGAAATTGCTATTTTTAGAGTGCGCCGTCGCTAATTTACTCTAGCTTGACGACCCATAAGAGGAGACCTGCCATGGTTTATCGAGTGCTACGCAGAACTACCCTGTTTACTACAATGCTTTGCTCGCTGCTCCTCGCCGCCCACGCGGCAGCTGAGCAGCTAACACGGATAGGTGACTACGAGATCCACTACAGTGCCGTGGCCACCAGTTTTCTTACCCCAGAAGTTGCCCAAGCGCACGGCATTCAGCGCAGTGCAGGCCGCGGACTGGTCAATGTGAGCGTACGCGAACGCCAAGAAGACGGCAGCACCCGCGCCGTTAACGCCAGCGTACAAGGCCATGTGACAGGCCTGACCGATGTCCAAGAGTCGCTAAGCTTTCGTACCGTGCACGATGGTGATGCCACTTATCACTTAGCCACCTTTGCCCTGCGCCACGACGAGCCCACGCGTTTTAACTTGGACGTTCGCTACGACCGCAATGCCAGCCCAGAGCGGGTCAGCTTTATTCAGCGTTTTTATATCGAGCGTTAACTCCTCATCGGTAGCGTCCGTGCTAATCGCACCGCTACCGGCGCTCCCGCATGCCAATCCAGCGTAATACCATAGGCCAGTACCTCAACGCCTGCGTTAACCGCATTCACTAATGCGGCGGCGTAGGCCGTGTCGATATGAGCCGCTGGGGCTACATCGTGAATGCCTTCATGGGCCACACAAAATAGCAGAACGGCCCTTTCACCCTGCTCGACAAGCGCGGTTAATGCATGCAAATGCTTGGTCCCCCTCACGCTGACTGAGTCAGGAAAATAACCATGACCATCAGCTTCTTTAAGGGTGACCTGCTTAACTTCAACATAGACTCCGCCCTTATCAGGATCACTCAGCCAAAAATCGAGCCTTGCATCACTGATTTTCACTTCCCGTTTGAGCGTTTGATAGCCTGCCAATGGCGCGATATCACCAGCCAAAATAGCCTCTTCCACGATACGGTTGGCTCGGCCAGTGTGGACAGAAGCCAATGCCTGGGAACCATCTGGCTGCGGCAACTCAATCCACTCCCAGGTCCAAGACAGCTTGCGCTTGGGATTATCACTCCGCGACAGCCACACTCGGCAACCGGGCACATTCACCGCTTTCATCGAACCGGTGTTGGGACAGTGGGCAACAACTTCCTCACCACTTTCCAATCGCACATCAGCCAAAAAGCGTTTATAGCGACGCAGCAGCACTCCAGACACCAACTCAGGATAGGTCGTCATAGTCGGCTCACGAAACGACCGATGCGCTCCACGGCCTCTTGTAACCGTTCAACGCTGTTAGTAAAGGCGATACGCACATGGTGCTCACCTCCCTCCACCGCAAAATCAATGCCCGGAGTGATTGCCACGTTCTCCTCAACCAGCAACCGCTCACAGAATGCCTGGCTATCTCGGCTGTAATGGGAAATATCCAACCACAGATAAAAAGCCCCTTGGGGTGGCAGATCCGGGGCAAGTCCCAACTGCGCTAACCCATCCAACAACACTTGACGTCGCTGCTTGAGCGTTGCTCTGCGCGCTTCCAGAATGTCTCGACACTCTGGAGTGAAGGCGGCCAGCGCCGCGTGTTGGGAAGGCGTCGGAGCAGCAAGAAAGACGTTTTGTGCCAGTCTGGTAAGCGGCTCGACAGCATGCTCAGGTGCGACCAACCAGCCCAGGCGCCAACCCGTCATACCGAAATATTTAGAGAAGCTGTTAACCACAAAGGCTTGGTCGGAAAGCGATGTCGCCGATAGCGGCGCATCGTCATAATTTAGGCCTTGGTAAATCTCATCAACAATCACCTCGCCGCCTTTCGCAGATACGGTATTGAATACCGCGGCTAGGGCCTCAGCGCTCAACGTATGCCCCGTAGGATTAGACGGGGAAGCCAGCATGGCTAAGCATGTATTGGCCTTCCAGTGCTGCTCAATCAACGACGCGGTTAACTGCCATCCGCTTTGGCGACCCACGGGAATGGTATCAATATCTGCGCCAGCTAAGGCCATAAAGTGACGATTGCACGGATAGTTGGGATCGGCCATCAAAACGCGGTCGCCTGTTTCGACCAGTAATTGGCTAGCCAGCAGCAGCGCCCCAGAGGCCCCAGGGGTTACCAGAATACGCGCGGGGTCCACCGTGGCATTAAAATGCTCGGCGTAATGTCCTGAAATTGCTTCCCGCAGCGACGCTAGGCCTGCCGCGGGTGTATAGCGCGTTTTTCCTGTCGCTAACGCTTGCTGGCCTGCCGCAACAATCGGTGCCGGCGTCGCAAAATCAGGCTCGCCAACCTCCAGATGAATTACATCGTGGCCTTCGGCCTCTCGAGCCTGGGCCATTTCCAATAAATGCATCACGCGAAAAGGCGCAACGTGATTAACACGTGAATTCCAGCCCATAACGGTACCTTCACTAAATGGTAGAAAAATCATGACACAGGTCGTTGAAGGGGCAAGACCATGGTCGAAAATGCACTATTATGCTTGCATCGCGCGCAATTTTCAGCTAAACAAGCATCCCTTTGGCGTGAGATCGTGACACACGCTCATGGTCGATCAGCAGTCACATACGTAAGGGGCACTCCCATGCCAGTAGCGGAAAAGAAACCGGAAGCGTCCAAGTCCTTCACCCCGTATGAGCCAGCACCGGGCGAAGAGTATATGAACGAGAAGCAGCTCGCGCACTTCCGCCAGCTCCTTCTAGACTGGAAACAAGATCTCATGGAAGAGGTGGATCGTACCGTACGCCACCTGCAGGAAGACGCTAATAACTACGCCGACCCCGCTGACCGCGCTACTCAAGAAGAGGGCTTCAGCCTGGAGCTGCGCACTCGGGACCGCGAGCGCAAGTTGCTGAAAAAGATCAACGAAACCATCGAAAAAATCGATGAAGACGACTACGGCTTTTGTGAAGCCTGTGGCGTTGAAATCGGCATTCGTCGTCTTGAAGCCCGCCCCACAGCGACGCTGTGCGTTGACTGTAAAACGCTGGCAGAGCTAAAAGAGAAACAGCTCGGTGGCTAACCATCGGCGCTAATACGCTACAAGCTGCTAGTTTGTTACAAGCTAAAGCGTCCAACGGGCACCCTTGAGGTGCCCGTTTTTGTTTGTCATCTTGTATTTATCGCTGTACTTATCATCGTAGTTAATCGCTGGCGCTATTTGAACAACCGATTCAGGCTGTCATGACCCATACCACGCACTACCGGGGACGTTTCGCTCCCACACCGTCAGGGCCACTTCATCTTGGCTCGCTAGTGGCCGCCCTAGGCAGCTATTTAGACGCCCGCGCTGTTGGCGGGCAGTGGCTGGTGCGCATTGAAGATATCGACCCACCCCGCTGCCCTGAAGGCGCTGCTGATACAATTCTGCGTCAGCTTGACGCCTTTGGGCTTCATTGGGATAAAGAAATCCGCTGGCAGCGTCACCGTAATGAGGCTTATCAGCAGGCGCTTGATCAACTGGCTGCCCAAGGCTTGGCTTACCCATGTAGCTGTTCGAGAAAGCAGTGGCAAGCGTTCTCAACCTACCCTGGCTGGTGCCGCGACAGCGTTCGTGATGCCACAAAGCCAGTTGCCTGGCGGCTGCGCAGCGACCTGGCAAAGCGCCCAATTACTTGGCAAGATCGGCTTTTTGGTTTCCAACAGTTCGACCCTGACGTTTTGGGTGATGTTGTGCTTAAACGAAAAGATCAGCTTTGGGCCTACCAGCTCGCCGTCGTAGTGGATGATGCTGACCAAGGCATTACCGATATTGTGCGCGGTTATGACCTGCTGGATAACACGCCTTGGCAAGGCCAGCTACAGGAAGCGCTTGGCTTATCAATCCCCAGTTACCTGCATTTACCACTCGTGGTTACTCAAGATGGTCAAAAGCTTTCTAAGCAAAACCTGGCCCCTGCATTAGCCAAAGATGCCGGCGACATTCGCCAACAGCTGTTTCAAGCACTGCAATTACTCGATCAAGCGCCACCTGACACACTGGCTCAAGAGCCGCCAGAAACGCAGCTACACTGGGCAATGGCACATTGGTCTGTTGAAAAGCTTGTCGCCACCGCCCACCGCCGCTATCAACCAGAGTCTTAATATGTACGTTTATCGCATACTGCTGTTCTTGGTCTTTGGCGGATATTTGCTTTCGCCGTTACTGATGGACGGCTGGGGAGATCCAAGCGTTGCCTGGTATCGCCCATTTGCTATTTGGGGCGGCCTGATCGCGCTAACGCTATGGCTTGAGCAAAAAAGGAAGTTAGATGAGCGTTGAGCTGTTGGGGGTAGTGCTGCTGGGCTTAGGGTATCTGGCCCTGCTGTTTGCCTGCGGCATGGCCGTTGAGCGTGGCTGGGTGCCCGTGCGCATAACGCGCCATCCTATCGTGTACACCCTGGCACTGGGCGTATACGCCAGCGCGTGGGCAATCTATGGCAGTGTTGAACTTGCGGCGAAAGCAGGCTTTGGCTACCTAGCGTATTACCTGGGTGCAGCCGGGGCATTTCTGTTGGCGCCCGTTTTGCTCGTGCCTATACAACGCATTACCCGAACTTATCAACTATCTTCACTCGCGGATCTATTTGCGTTTCGCTATCGATCTCGATGGGCAGGTACCCTGGTAACATTGATCAGCCTATTAGCTGTGATGCCACTGCTGGGTATCCAAGTACAAACCTTAAGCGATGCGGTATACCTGCTCACCGGCAGCCGCTACAGCGCAGCGGCTACCCTGCTGTTCTGCGGTGTAATCGCAGGCTGTGCGGTGTTGTTTGGCGCGCGCCACAGCCACCGACATCGTCACGACACACTACTTAGCGTGATTGCTTTTGAATCGATCATCAAACTGCTGGCGATGCTGGGGCTGGGTGCTATTGCACTGTGGTGGGTGTTTGATGGGCTTCACGGATTACAACAGTGGCTAGAAGGA
This genomic window from Halomonas sp. TD01 contains:
- the metW gene encoding methionine biosynthesis protein MetW, giving the protein MRADLELIYDWVPRGAHVLDLACGDGALLERLAQEKNVTGYGLEIDPDGITQCVARGVNVIEHNLDDGLSSFCDNSYDQVIMTQALQALRRPDKMLDEMLRVAEEGIITFPNFAYWRHRVHLGLRGYMPVSKSLPHAWYDTPNIHLSTFNDFEHLCREKGLVIVDRAVGVGDHKGHWTSKWWPNLFGEIAIFRVRRR
- a CDS encoding DUF4426 domain-containing protein, whose protein sequence is MVYRVLRRTTLFTTMLCSLLLAAHAAAEQLTRIGDYEIHYSAVATSFLTPEVAQAHGIQRSAGRGLVNVSVRERQEDGSTRAVNASVQGHVTGLTDVQESLSFRTVHDGDATYHLATFALRHDEPTRFNLDVRYDRNASPERVSFIQRFYIER
- the sfsA gene encoding DNA/RNA nuclease SfsA; the encoded protein is MTTYPELVSGVLLRRYKRFLADVRLESGEEVVAHCPNTGSMKAVNVPGCRVWLSRSDNPKRKLSWTWEWIELPQPDGSQALASVHTGRANRIVEEAILAGDIAPLAGYQTLKREVKISDARLDFWLSDPDKGGVYVEVKQVTLKEADGHGYFPDSVSVRGTKHLHALTALVEQGERAVLLFCVAHEGIHDVAPAAHIDTAYAAALVNAVNAGVEVLAYGITLDWHAGAPVAVRLARTLPMRS
- a CDS encoding aminotransferase class I/II-fold pyridoxal phosphate-dependent enzyme — encoded protein: MGWNSRVNHVAPFRVMHLLEMAQAREAEGHDVIHLEVGEPDFATPAPIVAAGQQALATGKTRYTPAAGLASLREAISGHYAEHFNATVDPARILVTPGASGALLLASQLLVETGDRVLMADPNYPCNRHFMALAGADIDTIPVGRQSGWQLTASLIEQHWKANTCLAMLASPSNPTGHTLSAEALAAVFNTVSAKGGEVIVDEIYQGLNYDDAPLSATSLSDQAFVVNSFSKYFGMTGWRLGWLVAPEHAVEPLTRLAQNVFLAAPTPSQHAALAAFTPECRDILEARRATLKQRRQVLLDGLAQLGLAPDLPPQGAFYLWLDISHYSRDSQAFCERLLVEENVAITPGIDFAVEGGEHHVRIAFTNSVERLQEAVERIGRFVSRL
- the dksA gene encoding RNA polymerase-binding protein DksA, which encodes MPVAEKKPEASKSFTPYEPAPGEEYMNEKQLAHFRQLLLDWKQDLMEEVDRTVRHLQEDANNYADPADRATQEEGFSLELRTRDRERKLLKKINETIEKIDEDDYGFCEACGVEIGIRRLEARPTATLCVDCKTLAELKEKQLGG
- the gluQRS gene encoding tRNA glutamyl-Q(34) synthetase GluQRS gives rise to the protein MTHTTHYRGRFAPTPSGPLHLGSLVAALGSYLDARAVGGQWLVRIEDIDPPRCPEGAADTILRQLDAFGLHWDKEIRWQRHRNEAYQQALDQLAAQGLAYPCSCSRKQWQAFSTYPGWCRDSVRDATKPVAWRLRSDLAKRPITWQDRLFGFQQFDPDVLGDVVLKRKDQLWAYQLAVVVDDADQGITDIVRGYDLLDNTPWQGQLQEALGLSIPSYLHLPLVVTQDGQKLSKQNLAPALAKDAGDIRQQLFQALQLLDQAPPDTLAQEPPETQLHWAMAHWSVEKLVATAHRRYQPES